The following nucleotide sequence is from Apium graveolens cultivar Ventura chromosome 4, ASM990537v1, whole genome shotgun sequence.
TCGTCAGACAGATAATACGTTCacaggtctctctctctctctctctctctctctctgcttCCGGCTctctatatttatatatataaaccctaatttaatttAGGGTTATATTTGGGGTTTTCTATAATTTATTGTTATATTTGGGGTTTTCTTTAATTTGGGGTTTTCTTTAATTTAGAGTTTCTtattctataatttatttttaattttttttactacATTACAGATGTGATTAGAAAATGTTGTATACTTTGTGATATTAGCTGTTTTTAGTTTCTGTGAGTAAATTTGTAATATGACTTTACGTGTTTCTGTTTTTAGTTTCTGTGTGTTTTAGAAAACACAAGATATTGTTTACATATGATGTTTTGACTTGGTAATATGTCTTTCGCCCTGTCAGTTTTATGTTATTGGGATTGTCCAAGATAACTCCCAGTTTTCAGTTCATGGAAATAGAATGGTAGGTCAATTATAATGATTTCAATTCCCGTGTTGTTTAATAGGTGGTCTGGGCTGGTCCTAATGCGCGGAAGGGGAAAAAAAGGATAAAGAGAACAATGATGATGAAGAAAGTTATGTGGAAGGGACTTACGAGGAGGGTGAAAGCAGTCGTAAGATTATATTTGAGAGGAAAAGACGAAACTGTTCTGAAGGGGACTATCCGAGGAAACCGGCAAGAAATGCAAGGCCAACAATTCGTTTTCTTCATAACGAGAAAGGGTAAGAGATTTTACGAATATACAGTTGTGAGTTATAAAATTGAGAGACATAAGGCATATTACCTAGCTCCTGCTACTCGTGAGAAATATTAGTCTTAATCTAAtatgttttaattatttgttaCAGCCTCTTGGAAAATACACCCAAGAAAACTCTTGGGCACATTTTTCGGATGAAATTTGATGATCAAACTATCTGGACAAGGGGAGCTTCACATGAAGCTTTTTATAGCTCGTGTATCAAGAATTTTAAAGTAAGTAACACCTATATTTTTTTACGTGAAGCCTTTACTGCCATTTATACATTCTGATAAAAACATTTTAAAGTAAGAGTCATCTATTGTTCAGATGATACCTTGTTCTTTTCGTAACAAATTTATATCTTCACCAGCCTCTTAGTATACTAAATTGTCAAAGTATAATTGTACTGATGGGCTAGATTTAAATATGGAAGCAGTCAGATGGAAAAGCTTGTAGAaactttttctttttttgttcTTTTGTTTCTGGATAACCAAGTACCTTTACAATTAGTAGCTAGCAAAATGAGACAGGTTTTAAAGAATTGTAGGAGCTGTACAATAGCATTACAACTCTTGTTTGATTAAACATTGTAGAGGATGGATTAAAATTTACTCTGCAAACTGCTGAGTTGTATTCTATTTTGATTCAAGGTTTATCGATATTTATAGGCTACAAGACTGTTATCCCAAATAAAAAAGTTCATGGCAGCTCATATTCCCTATTTAGCCATCTTCCTCCTGGCAGTTCTGAAAGAGAGTAAgttttatttatcaaactctCTTTCTGTTAGACCAACATATGATTTCAGATAAAGTTTGAATGAAATTTAACTATTACATTCAAACGTTGTCTTTAGTTATAAACCATTACGTCCAAATTCTTGGTTAAAATATTGGTTATATCTATTTGTGCGAATTTGTGCGGGCATGTATATCTATTTTAATATGTTATATGCTGCTTTTGAGTTCCAGATTTACTAATCTATAGACTATGTTAGCATTCTGAGTATGACTTTCGAAAATTGTTTTTTTAATCATGCATCTTTGGTTATGTTCATATTAGGGCTTTTCATGTCTTTACATCTGTTTTTGTTTATCTGTAATTGCTATATCATATTTGATTCCACATTAATATCAGTATACAATACTCAGTTATATATATGATTAATGATATATTAATGGCGGTTAGTATATAGAAAGGAGAGAGATTTTGAGATCTCATTGTCATACGTAATTCTAAAtgggtaaaaataatacatatagaattataaatTATATAGTAATAAAAAATAGGTAAAAATAATACATGTTGAATCATAAGTCATATggtaataaaaaataataaaaataatacacttagAATTAGAAATAAAAAAGGGTCACCAAACGATGATGAAACCAAAGTATCAATTAAAAAGACGTTTGGtttattaataaaggttattaatgTTATATTCAACTTTTAAATGCAAAATggttataattttataaaaaattttggAAATTGGTTTCACTCTGTTGCATCTTCAAAATCCAAGTAATCGGACAATTTTAGGACTATACTTGTTTGAGCATGCTGGAATCCGAACCTGTTGAACTCCGATTTTAAAACTATTCACTCTAGTACTCGTCAGTCAACCTTAGAACACCCACAAGCATAataaatataaaagaaatataagGACTAGTTGCAATACTTACAAAGCCTAAGCCTCCAAATATGTCTCCAATATATTTCAAGTCTTTAGGGACGGTAGAATCTTTGCAATAATGAGCGAGGAAAGCTTTCTCATAAGAGAGTTCAAGAAATGCTGCTGAAATGTTGCCTACTGCAAATTTACCTGGATATTCATCTTCTCTGCTCAGATACTTGATATTTTCAGCTTTAAATTTAAGAACATCCTGTAAATATCTGCATACAAATGAATTATGAGGGCATCCAATTTTTGCGTGATTAGTCCTGAGCCAGTCTATATCCGTTATGCTTGGTCTAAGCCTCGTGACAGTTAATTGTGAAGATAGATTGGTTGTATATATTGTTGTTAGAGACAACACAACAAAACACAAGAAATTGTTTACGTGTGATGTTTTGACTTGGTAATATGACTTTTGCCCTGTCAGTTTTATGTTATTGGGATTATCCAAGATAACTCCCATTTTTCAGTTCATGGATATAGAATGGTAGGTTGATAAGTTCTGTTTTTTAATTAATACTATGCAATTTTATTTGGCAGGAGTATTATGTTTATCCCTTTCCTTATGATGAAGAAGACGGGGACGAAGTTGTGAGAGCGTATCTGCATAGAAATTGGAAGTCTTATCTCAGTGCAGAGCGGAGTCGACTCGTGGAAAAAGTGAAGCATCTCTTGGAAGCTGGATATACTGAGAACGATTTTAACATTAGGGACGAAGGATTGAAGCCCTACTACTACTCGCAGCGCACATGGAATTCTATTTGTGATTATTGGGAGGATGATTTGTTTAAAAAACAGTCCGAAAATGGAAAGAATGCCCGAAGTAAGGTTGAATTTGTATCTCGCAGCGGGGCCAAACCATTTCAGCAGAGACGTCAAGTAGTATTCTCTCTTGCAAATAGATTATTTAATCTgcattttaatttttaattgctTTAGTAACTGTTTCGTGAAATTTTTTCATATTATAGGAAATTAATGAAAAAAGAGAGGCTGAAGGAGAGTTGCCTATCTCTGAAGAAGAATTCTTGGGTATAGCGTATGATCCCACTCAACCAGCTGTGCAAGATCTGGAGGTTTGTAATTTATTTGTAATTTCTGAATTTACTTTCTTTTAACTGCTTATTTCTTACCAATTTTAAATTATTGTGTTCTTTATTTGTGATATAAGAAGGATTTCTTATTTTCAAACCCTGCAGAAAAAACTGAAAAAGGCGAGAATTGAGTTGGCACCTGAGTTTGAGCTTATTGAAGAACCAGCATCCCCCAGTGCCCGAAGGGAATTCCATGAAAAGAGGGAGGTTATCGTGATGGCTAATGCAAGATCCCCAAGGAAAGGGAGGATCAACTTTCGTCCCCAAGAAACTTTGGCTGAGCTTTTGGGCCCACGGGATGCGCTGCAAGTTATAAAGAAACAAAAAATGAGCAGATCTCAATCTGTAGTTGATGTTCCGGTTCCTGTTCCTGATGAAATATACAAGATGATGTCGGAGATCCTAGATGGAGTGTGGCAAATGGTTCTTTCTCTACCGACGCGTGAAGTGAAGCAGTCCGTTCTTGACGAGGAGGTGCGTAAATTAGCCCATTCTGCTCTTCCAGACCCGAGTCAGCAGTCACTGCACAATCATTACGTACGAGCAGCAAGTGGTTTGCTTGGTCCAATCTTGAAGAAGAATGACAAGATAATTGTAGAGgtaatattttttcttttctaaAATCATTAAGCTGATAATTATCATTTTGACGGTTATCATCAGACCAAAAAATATTTAAATCATTATAACTCTGCTATTTTCTCTTGGTCGAAACTGTACTTTTGTTATTTATGCATGAATAAATAGTAAATTTAACCAAACACATCTCCGATAATTTGATTACACAAATTGTACAATTAAGTTATAAACTGGAGAATGATTCATCCATTCCCAAGGGACTGCTTCTAGACAGGCTGGTCAGGTAGAATTTATCCATTAGTTAGGAATTTTCTAGTATAAATGCTCATGGTAGTACTAGTTTGCAGATACATGGCTCACCATTGTTAAAAGTTGTTAACTAGTATTATGCATTACATTTGGTTCAGTTGATATTGTTCAGTTGGGATAGTTCTGTTAGTTCAGTTGATATTGTATATCTTATAAGTAGTTTAAAATGATAATCTGCTATTTAAATCATTATAGTAAATTATAATCTGCTATTGTATATCTTATAAGTAGTTCATCAGACAGAAAAATATTTAAATCATTATAACTCTGCTATTTTCTTCTGGTCGAAGTTGTACTTTGGTTATTTATGCATGAATAAATAGTAAATTTTAACCAAACACATCTCCGATAATTTGATTACACAAATTGTACAATTAAGTTATAAACTGGAGAATGATTCATCCATGTCCCAAGGGACTGCTTCTGGACAGGCTGGTCAGGTAGAATTTATCCATTAGTTAGGAATTTTCTAGTATAAATGCTCATGGTAATACTAGTTTGCAGATACATGGCTCACCACTGTTAAAAGTTGTTAACTAATATTATGCATTACATTTGGTTCAGTTGATATTGTTCAGTTGGGATAGTTCTGTTAGTTCAGTTGATATTGTATATCTTATAAGTAGTTTAAAATGATAATCTGACAAGAACTACCTGAATTTACATTTGGTGAACTACTTGAATTTACATTTGTCCATTGGTGAAGGTAATTTACATTTGGTGAAGGTAACTTACCTTGTCTTGGTCTGCTTCCGATAACGTTTATCGCGGCTTTATTTTACTAATGTGCTATTTGTTTCCATTCTGGTAAAAGTATATTTATTGTACATTATAGTATCAGTGAATTCATGTTTCATCAGTAAATTCATGTTTTCGTCGGTAAATCCATTGGTCGTTCTACATTGGTGAAATTGAGATATAGTTGGTAGATTTCTTATCACGATATTACTTTATTTGTTATCATGAATTTTATTAGGGGGTTGGGTCTTGTTCTGTGAATACTAAAATGTGTTATGTTATATGTTCATGCAGAAAGCCTTATTAGTTTTCGGACACGATTGTCGATAATATGGTGAAATTACAGTTATTAATAAGTTGAAATATGCAGGAAACTGTGATGGCTGAGCGGGTTGTGAATAATAGCGGCAACAACGGAGATGAGGAACCAGGCAGAAATGAAGATGAAGACCTGGATGCACACAACTATCCGCTAATGTAGTAGGCTTTGTCATATTAGCCTGGTAATATCTACTTAGCTTTTTATGAACCGAAAGACTTGTTGTGTTTTAGAATTCTGCTCCTATTTTGTAAAGCTATGTATAGCTCTTTTGTTAAATTATATGGGGCGTGTAACCAATGGTCATCAAACTTTCTAATACTAAACATCGATGACCAAACTAACTAACTGGGCATAACTATAGCTAACCAATTTAATGATTTTGAAGCAAGTGTTGATTTTATATGTTTTCGTCTATTATTTCATGTTGTCTGGTGCATCAAGGAAAAGATATGGCTTCTTCTTTAGGGGCAGTTTAAAACAACATTATTTTTTTTGGGGATTTTGTCATGTAAATTCGACCGAAATCAGTTGAAAATAATAATCAACCAAAAACGGTTGAAATTGAAAATCTACTGAAAACAGTAGAATTTAATTTTTCACTAAAAGTGGTCGAATTTGATAAACAAGCATATATAGTTGAATTTAGCATTTTTGGCGGTTTTTTTCAAATTTGAACGAAAATTTGAATTCAAATTTATTGGCGGGATTTTTAAACTTAAATTCGACTGAATGCAGTTGTATTTACGCGGTTGTATTTAGCCTGACACATTGAaccggctaaatacaaccgttttACTAAATATGACTCGAGCAATTTCCACCGGCCCaaaaaccggttgtatttagttaaatacaaccgaaaacggttgtaattaactaaatacaaccggtttttGGGCGGTTGTATTTAAGCGTTTTTTTTGTAGTGAAACATACgtaaattgaaaaataaaaaatgataTTGGGCGAAATACGAGTTGGTTGGGTGCAGGGTGCCCTAATATATTATTGGGTAAAGgacaaatttagcctatttttacacaaaattgacaaaaataaccaatttctgaaaagttggtCAACTTTGGCCGATGGGATACCCAACTGTCGAGTATCCAGTTTATATAAGATACCCAATTGGCAGTAtagtatcccatatatgaaatacccaactaTCAGTGGAATATCTTATATaaattgggatacccaactgacagtggagtattcaatcggccaaaattgaccacttttttcagaatagctatttttgttaaattttttcaaaaatcagctatttttgtcattttttctatATTATTACGGTATTATTAATAATCTAAAATCAGTCGAATCGCATCCCATCCTCCACTGTGTATCTAACCATCATCGCCTGTAAGTAAATTTCTCGGATGTTTGTGATTCTgtcatttttataaatttaattgcTTCGTTAGTATGCTATGTTTATGCTATGTTGATCGTTTATTATGTTTACgctattttataatttttttgattattGTATGTTATATATATGGATCTATTAGCTGACCCTATACTCCGTTTTAGCAGTTGATATTTTTAGGTCGATGGAGGACAGAAGATTGCTTGTTTGTTTGGAAGCTAAAGATGATCAAGATGCCCCTGTATACTTGATATACTCGACACCACTCTTGGATCTGTTGGCTGAGTCAGAATCCCCACCACATTTCACCATAGAAGCTGTCATCAGCGGTGGTGTTCAATCTATGGGTTGTGGTCTTTTCGGTTCCAAAATCGTCCTTGCTGGTGGATTCGTCAAAGATGAAGACGGAGAGGATGAGAAATATAAAGGGGTCATCACTTATGATAGGAACACTAAACACTTGTCTCTTCAAGATGAAGATGTTCTTTCGATGCGTGGAGGCAAGGTCAAGCCCTTGGTGTTTCAACTTAATAACAAGCTGTATGTTTTGGATACTAGTAGAAACCCGCATTGGCGGTCATTTGAAGTCTATTATCCCAACCAGAAGCATTGGCACCGACTAGACCTAGACGCCTTTACCTATGGCCATTTGGTTGGTAAATTTGCTGAATCTGATGGACTTGGCTTCTTCTCCTGGTTTGTGTTTGGACACTGTTTGTGTCTTTCCTTGCCAAAGGACATGTTGTCATATGTGCATTATGCAAAGACCGAGTACAAAAGATTCAAGCCTTGTTACAGGACACCACTTCCCTTTCCCGGTATGGCAATCACTTACTGTCAACATGGTTTTGATGATGTTGTATTGATCACTTTCTCTAAAAAAGGAGTTATAGAAGGACGTAGATTGTGTATCTCTTACTACAAATATCAGACGTTATCTGAAAAAACTGTACCAATTTGGGATACTAAAACCTACTCCAAACATGATGGGGACTTGACCGGCTGGTTTGCTGAATTTGGAAACGGCACCTTCTGCCTTACTGCCtttgatgatgttaacatatttGTTTACATGTTTAAGATTTCCAGACGCAAATGCACAAAAGATGAAGACTTGAATCTAAAAGTGTTAAAAAAGGTTATGCACAGATATAAGTATACTGATTTTCGTGAGGAAGGTTGTACATGTTTCAGTTTCGGCGGCTGCTTTGTACCGTGAGTTATATCTTTTCAATTTAAATTTTCTTTCTTTGTTGTGACAATTACAATTATATTACTGTTGTATTGGTAATGCGTCTATCTTCATCTCCAGATCACCAACTGGTTGGAGCAAGGAAAGCGCTGAAGCCAAATTATATGGTCCCCATTTTCGGTAAGGAACTCGATTTCTTCAAAGACTGTTGGATACATGTAGTAGTTTACTTAATGAGTGTTTTACAGGATCAAAATCCTACTGTCAAGTTACGAAAAAATAGCGAGACATGGGGTATGGCCATATGGAGATACACGACATTTGATTCTAAAATAATTATATTGAACAACTATGATAGAAAAACTTAAACATGATTTTGTTAAGAAATATTGAATTACAAGTagtattattttatatttattatttggGATATCTATTAACAGCACACGTCTTTTACATAAAAACCGAGGTGAGGCCTTTTTCACATCTCCTCTTCTCTTTTTTTATCCTAAATTTAACTCATATATGGCCTTTCTGGCTGGCCGAAATGTCCAAATTTTTACCAAAAAAATGACTAGGAACGAGTGCAATGCTGCCCAAGGGCCCTCATGGGTGCAAGCTGTGCTGCAACCGAGATCAGGGAGTCCTGGTAACATAGTAATTTAGTTTCCAAATTATCTTACGATAATGATTGGAATATACCAAGACTTTTGTCCCAGGTGGTGACAGTAGTTTGATTGTTCTAGTTTTTCCCATGCAGTGCTGTGAACCAGGAAGAGGAGGATGATGTTGCTCCTTATACCAAGGTATGCTGACCTTTATTTGACTACGTCCTTCAATTTAGAGCACAAAAAATATATGTTTGGTTACAATTGCCGTAAACTACTGATACAACTTTTTTGGCCTCTTGTAATCGTTGCAGTGTGTACACAATTCAGATAGTGATGATATGGAGCGTTTGGAGGGCCATCTTTCAGACACTGACACTGACATCGCTACAGACACGTACGATGACATGGAGGACCCAGGTGATAACATATCTGTTGAAATATCTTGGCCTGGTGGTCCGTTGTAATGTGCGGGTCCTAATTATAACTGTGGGTTGAGACTACTATGTGCAACTATTGTACTGACTTTTACTTGTAGTTTCTGTTATGTATGGGTCATAACTGATATGCTAATATTTGCGTTAACTTTCATCTTTACTTAGAGTTGGCATTGCGAAACTGAGAGAAATAGATTCTGGTACACTGCAGTCTTTTACTTATCTATAAGCTGTTAAACTAGTGCAACATAGTTTTAAATTGGCATTCAGTTGTTTACCCGATAGAACTGAAACACTTTTTTTTTCATTGCACCAATTTGGTACCCTACAATAGATATTCTGCAATTCACACCCAAAAGAGGATAAAGCTTTTAATAATATTAACGACTGTATTTAgaaattttgattttatttcgAAAGATGAAGTTCAAATGACAAAATTTTAAGATGACAAGATCTTAGTTGTTATTTCAAAATTTTGTTTACCCCTAATTATTACATTAAATGAAGATGAGTTGTTAGTGTATACTATATATTAGTCAAACATTCAAAATAGTGGTACAATGGatattatttagaaaaaaattctAAAATCATACATTTTAGGAGCAGAAACTTGTTAAGGACGCATTGTCTGCTAGCTTCAagtagagatgcacaaaaggcccaccggACCTTAAAAACCCCAGGCTTaggctttgaccgggccgggtCGGGCTTTCCGGAAATGTCAAAGTTCGTTTGGGCCCTCAAGGCgggcctaaccgggcttttttcgggccggatcggatcgggccggacttttttctaatttaaatcggatcgagtattattagaaattccgaagaatacatgtgttagcaactagatcatcgtaaaaatgaattagtttacatggaatattttatgaaaacattattTCGTTGAAAATATATAAGTTCGGCAAACATTTACTTGCACAAACGCAGACATAGTATTGTGTAGATTGGAACAGGAAACGAACCAACCCACCTATTCTGATCGGAACGATTGAAGAAAGAAATAGAATGATGGCCCCTTTCGCCCAGGGCGCCTGATGATAGCTGCCTAGAGAGAACTAATTACCCAATTGAAAGAAAGACGTTCTTGTAGGAAACTGAACGGTTTTTAATCAAGAATGAAAgtgtaaaaaaataaaaaagagagAGGGATTAGTAGTTTTATTTTTTATGTGGTGGAAACACACCCATCACTAGTAATGACTTTTAAGATCATCTCAATGTTTATGCATGGTCAGGAGTTGATGTTCAAACTAGAAGCatgttttgatatttttttaataaGGACTAATTAGGCAATGTATTTACTGAATCAATCACAGAAAATCAACAAAGACCCGGGATGAAAAATGTGAGAAAATAGGAAAATGAGAAAATTTTATGTCTGCGTATGACCTGGTTTTAAGAATTTACAGAAGTACATATCTACTTCAAATCATCTGAAAATATTCTTAAACTCACTATCTTGCATCCATGGTTGTAGCTGTCAACTGATTACCAGAGGTTAATTCAGttgaagtttcttcttgaaaTTGTTCAATAAAGAAACCTGGTTTTTTAGGCTCCGGTATTGCCACGTCTTCATTTTCAAGCATAGAAATAACTGATGACATTGTAGGCCTGTCTTTTGGTGATCTCTGGACACACAGAAGACTGATTTGGATACACCTTTCAACTTCAAACTGGACGTATGAATCTTCCAAACATCTGTCCATGATTTCAAGGGCCCTTCCTTCATTCCATAGAAGCCATGCCTGTGTGAAATATAGTATATCAGTTGGTCAGTAACTGTATCCTAAAACACTTTtcttaaagagtataagatcctgTTCGGGCCTTCCTCTACCACCTTAAAGGTTTTAGTGCGACTGGTTATTGGGGGAGTCTTAAAAAGTATAAGATCCTGTTCGGGCCTTCCTCTACCATCTTAAGGTTTTAGTGCGACTTGTTACTTAACAATACTAGTGGAGAAAAACTGTATGGAAACATACTTACATGTCCTAGAAGACTATGATATTTTTCTGTAATTTGATACTTAGTGTTCTTTAAGCCGCTCACTATCTCCATTAAAAGCACACCATAACTGTAGACGTCAGACTTGGCTGAAAATTTTCCATCAATTATGTATTCCGGTGACATATAACCACTGCACTGGGTAAACATATCAAATTAATAAAAACTACAGAATGATGCAAGGACATATATCAATACTAGTCACGGATAATTGATACTTACTATGTTCCAATCACGATCTTAGTTTTTGCTTCATTCTGATCACCTCCAAACATTCTTGCAATGCCAAAGTCTGCAATTTTAGGTTGTAGCTCACTATCAAGTAAAACATTGCTAGCTTTGAGATCCCGGTGTATTATTCTCAACCTCGAGTCATGATGAAGATAAACAAGCCCCTTTGCAATACCTATTGCAATTTTAAAGCGATGTTCCCACTTGAGTGTAGTTCTTTTCCAGTCTACATTACATGCACATTCATATCAGTTCTATGTGTATATTTATTCATCCTCCAAATACTAGTATACAAGACTATTTCAAGCAACTGATTATCTTACCAAATATCAGCTTGTCTAAACTTTGGTTAGGCATGTACTCGTACACTAACAATTTTTCATTCCCTTCAAGGCACCAACCTaaaatcttaacaagatttctGTGTTGAAGTTTAGAGATCAAAATTATCTCATTTTTAAATTCTTTTGTGCCTTGTCCTGAATCCTTGGAAAGTCTTTTCACAGCTATCTCTTGTCCCGAAGATAGCTTGCCCTACAATATTACATATATACAGATGTTTCATCATGATACCTGATTTCCTTTTTTCTTTCAAATTACAAACAGGACATATCTTTAGTTACCTTGTAAACAGGACCAAAGCCACCAGTGCCGATAATACATGTATCTGAAAAGTGGTTGGTCGCGCTTGCCAGAGCAGACAGATCATATAATGGTAGGTCTATGTCTTCTTTGTTTCTTTCTGAAAGACAATGAGGGTCATCTGCATCAGACACTTAGAGATGTACTACATTGCTATGTTATGACTTTCATATTTCTGTTTTGT
It contains:
- the LOC141721625 gene encoding uncharacterized protein LOC141721625 codes for the protein MEDRRLLVCLEAKDDQDAPVYLIYSTPLLDLLAESESPPHFTIEAVISGGVQSMGCGLFGSKIVLAGGFVKDEDGEDEKYKGVITYDRNTKHLSLQDEDVLSMRGGKVKPLVFQLNNKLYVLDTSRNPHWRSFEVYYPNQKHWHRLDLDAFTYGHLVGKFAESDGLGFFSWFVFGHCLCLSLPKDMLSYVHYAKTEYKRFKPCYRTPLPFPGMAITYCQHGFDDVVLITFSKKGVIEGRRLCISYYKYQTLSEKTVPIWDTKTYSKHDGDLTGWFAEFGNGTFCLTAFDDVNIFVYMFKISRRKCTKDEDLNLKVLKKVMHRYKYTDFREEGCTCFSFGGCFVPSPTGWSKESAEAKLYGPHFRAVNQEEEDDVAPYTKCVHNSDSDDMERLEGHLSDTDTDIATDTYDDMEDPGDNISVEISWPGGPL